The DNA region TTCTGACCGGTGATGAGGGTGAGATCGTTGATCGCGCCCTCGATAACCTTGCTGTCGCGTGCCGCTTCGCCAACGCCCGAGTTCACAACGATCTTGACGATACGTGGAACCTGCATGACGTTGTTGTAACCGAACTCCTTCTGGAGCGCGGGAACAATATCAGCGCGGTACTTCTGCTTGAGACGCGGCTGGATTTTGCCAGCCACTGCAGCAGTCTGCTCTGCCATTAGATGTCCTTCCCAGACTTCTTCGCGAAGCGAACACGAACGGTCTTCTTCACACCGTTCTTCTCAACCTCTTCGACGCGGAAGCCAACGCGGGTCGGCTTCTTCGTTTCGGGATCAACGAGTGCAACGTTTGACACGTGGATCGGCGCCTCGTGAGTTTCGAGACCGCCTTCCTTTGCGCCGCGCTGTGACTGACCGACCTTCACGTGCTTGGTGACGTAGTTAACGCCCTCAACGATCACGCGATCTGAGTCGGTCAGAACCTCGATGACGAGGCCCTGCTTGCCGCGGTAGCCACCGCGGTCCTGCGACGGGCCTGAGATGACCTCTACGAGGTCGCCCTTCTTGATCTTCG from Leucobacter sp. UCMA 4100 includes:
- the rplX gene encoding 50S ribosomal protein L24; protein product: MGSKIKKGDLVEVISGPSQDRGGYRGKQGLVIEVLTDSDRVIVEGVNYVTKHVKVGQSQRGAKEGGLETHEAPIHVSNVALVDPETKKPTRVGFRVEEVEKNGVKKTVRVRFAKKSGKDI